In Sphingobacterium thalpophilum, a genomic segment contains:
- a CDS encoding CopD family protein — protein MVYLYAKAVHIIFVICWLSGLFYMPRLFIYHTEAKDKSQEAFDVLHKEFSKMEKLLWWVITTPAMYITVFSALVMLCYSPGLLSMGWMHVKLTFVLGMIIYHFTCQKIMFKLSRQESKLTSTKLRLFNEVATVLLFAIVFTVVLKSALNWIFGVLGLLILSIALMMAVKLYKKYRNKKA, from the coding sequence ATGGTCTATTTATATGCAAAAGCAGTTCATATTATCTTTGTGATTTGTTGGTTGTCAGGTCTGTTCTATATGCCTCGACTCTTTATATATCATACAGAAGCGAAGGACAAGAGTCAGGAAGCATTTGATGTTTTGCATAAAGAATTCAGTAAGATGGAAAAATTACTGTGGTGGGTAATTACTACTCCTGCGATGTACATCACAGTCTTTTCTGCACTAGTTATGTTATGCTATTCCCCTGGCTTATTATCCATGGGGTGGATGCATGTAAAACTGACATTCGTTCTGGGAATGATAATTTATCATTTTACCTGCCAGAAGATTATGTTCAAATTAAGCCGTCAAGAATCCAAATTAACCTCAACAAAACTCCGTTTGTTTAATGAGGTCGCGACAGTTTTATTATTTGCGATTGTTTTTACTGTTGTCTTAAAGTCAGCCCTGAATTGGATATTTGGTGTTTTGGGGCTCTTAATTTTATCCATCGCTTTAATGATGGCCGTAAAACTTTATAAGAAGTACCGGAACAAGAAAGCATAA
- a CDS encoding DUF4476 domain-containing protein, whose product MYRKILVTVSLLIVATAGFAQRYRPFGGALNIYSTDIPFFLYINNVLYNNRASTDIRVANLTSRRYDLRIVFADRQQRTLNGSGVQLVNRNGQYMNVVFSVSSRRGNRGIILESMNPVDRYNNGNYREDLPYTNRDGYHNEQGNDRYRQSEDRDDLPDNNREGYNKGWNNDRYRQLGDDKVYRDVVANQRGYAENEDNDQSDNGVMNKTNSNRLNDLLNQKENDQDRLAVAAQELKSMRLSVTEIVDLMELFIRDDNKLAFAKYAYPTCVDKQHYERVGDALSFSSTREKLVDFLKK is encoded by the coding sequence ATGTACAGGAAAATTTTGGTGACGGTCTCGTTGCTTATTGTCGCAACGGCTGGGTTCGCGCAGCGATACAGACCTTTTGGAGGAGCATTAAATATCTATTCTACTGATATTCCATTTTTTCTTTATATCAACAACGTTTTGTATAACAATAGAGCTTCCACGGATATCAGGGTCGCCAATTTGACGAGTCGTCGTTATGATCTGCGTATTGTGTTTGCTGATAGGCAGCAACGAACGTTGAACGGTAGCGGCGTGCAACTTGTCAATAGAAATGGACAATATATGAATGTTGTATTTTCTGTCAGTAGCAGACGTGGAAATAGGGGGATTATCTTGGAGTCCATGAATCCTGTTGATCGGTATAACAACGGTAATTATCGTGAGGATTTACCTTATACTAACCGGGATGGATATCACAATGAACAAGGTAATGATCGATACAGACAATCAGAAGATCGAGACGATTTGCCAGACAATAATCGTGAAGGATATAACAAAGGATGGAATAATGATCGATATAGGCAATTGGGAGACGATAAGGTTTATCGCGACGTTGTAGCGAATCAAAGAGGATATGCTGAAAATGAAGATAATGATCAGTCTGATAACGGAGTAATGAATAAGACGAATTCTAATCGATTGAACGATCTATTGAATCAGAAGGAAAACGATCAGGATAGGCTTGCTGTAGCTGCTCAGGAATTAAAAAGTATGCGCCTAAGTGTTACTGAAATTGTTGATTTAATGGAACTTTTTATACGAGATGATAATAAACTGGCTTTTGCCAAATATGCTTATCCGACCTGTGTGGATAAACAGCATTATGAGAGAGTAGGGGATGCCTTATCGTTCAGTTCAACCCGGGAGAAGCTAGTGGATTTTTTAAAAAAATAA
- a CDS encoding bifunctional 3,4-dihydroxy-2-butanone-4-phosphate synthase/GTP cyclohydrolase II, with product MDFKLNTIEEAIADIQAGKVVIVVDDEDRENEGDFVTAARNATPEIINFMVTHGRGLVCAPITKERADALHLDLMVGQNTAVYETNFTVSIDLQGYGCTTGISASDRSKTIKAMIDPNIHYEELGRPGHIFPLIAKDGGVLRRTGHTEATVDLARLAGFEPAGVLVEILKEDGEMARLPELIEVAKKFDLKIVSIEDLIEYRLKHDSLINEEVTVNMPTQFGDFKMKAFTQKDTGEQHLALYKGEWNEDEPILVRVHSSCVTGDIFGSCRCDCGPQLHKAMEMIQQEGKGVIVYMNQEGRGIGLINKLHAYKLQENGLDTVDANVQLGFKADLRDYGVGAQILRNLGVTKMRLMSNNPTKRAGLVGYGLEIIENVPIEITANPFNEEYLKTKRDRMGHTIMKNL from the coding sequence ATGGATTTCAAATTAAACACGATCGAAGAAGCGATCGCTGATATACAAGCAGGAAAAGTAGTAATCGTCGTGGATGACGAAGATCGCGAAAATGAAGGAGACTTTGTCACAGCTGCCCGCAATGCAACTCCCGAAATCATCAACTTTATGGTGACTCATGGTCGTGGACTAGTGTGTGCCCCAATTACAAAAGAAAGAGCAGATGCATTACATCTGGATCTAATGGTGGGACAGAATACAGCAGTATATGAAACAAACTTTACAGTTTCCATTGACTTACAGGGATACGGTTGTACAACCGGAATTTCTGCGTCAGACCGCTCGAAAACAATTAAAGCAATGATTGATCCTAATATTCATTATGAAGAATTAGGTAGACCAGGACATATTTTCCCGCTAATAGCAAAAGATGGTGGCGTATTACGTCGCACAGGACACACTGAAGCTACCGTTGACCTTGCTCGATTAGCAGGATTTGAACCAGCAGGTGTATTGGTTGAGATTCTAAAAGAAGATGGTGAAATGGCCAGACTTCCAGAACTAATAGAGGTTGCTAAAAAATTTGATTTAAAGATCGTTAGTATTGAAGATCTAATTGAATACCGTCTTAAGCACGATTCTTTAATCAATGAAGAAGTCACTGTTAATATGCCAACGCAATTTGGTGATTTTAAGATGAAAGCCTTTACACAAAAAGACACTGGCGAACAACATTTAGCGCTTTACAAAGGCGAGTGGAATGAAGATGAGCCTATTTTGGTGCGGGTGCACAGCTCTTGTGTTACGGGTGATATTTTTGGTTCTTGCCGTTGTGACTGTGGTCCTCAATTGCACAAAGCAATGGAAATGATCCAGCAAGAGGGGAAAGGTGTTATTGTCTATATGAATCAAGAAGGTCGCGGTATTGGACTGATCAATAAGCTACATGCTTACAAGTTACAAGAAAATGGCTTGGACACGGTAGATGCCAATGTACAATTAGGATTTAAAGCAGATTTAAGAGACTATGGTGTCGGAGCACAGATTCTTCGAAATCTTGGTGTCACAAAAATGCGTCTTATGTCAAATAATCCGACAAAACGTGCTGGCCTAGTAGGTTATGGTCTTGAAATTATAGAAAATGTACCTATTGAAATAACTGCAAATCCCTTTAACGAAGAGTACTTAAAAACCAAAAGGGATCGTATGGGACATACAATCATGAAAAACCTATAA
- a CDS encoding NAD-dependent succinate-semialdehyde dehydrogenase: MKNTLLIDSAYINGKFIKSTHTFDVVNPATGKVIASLPDLKVADCTKAIIDADKAWKSWKNTTVLERCNTVRKWYDLIQQYKDDLAEIMTLESGKPLSESRVEVDYGSSFVEWFSEEGKRAYGETIPSQKKGTRMLTIRQGVGVVAAITPWNFPLAMITRKVAPALASGCTIVLKPASQTPFSAIALAKLAEDAGIPKGVFNVITGKDSAGIGKELATNNLIRKLSFTGSTEVGKTLIEQSASNIKKVSMELGGNAPFLVFNDADIDAAVEGAIAGKFRNSGQTCVSINRFLIQEEVYDEFSMKLSHAVSKLKVGNGLDKGVQVGPLINTKGLEKVQHHVQDALNHGAELATGGKVIKDLFFQPTVLTNVPKEALIFREETFGPICALFSFKTEDDGIAMANATEFGLASYFYSTNINRCFRVAEQLEAGMVGINTGLISNAAAPFGGVKQSGVGREGSKHGLDEYMELKYICFGGE, from the coding sequence ATGAAAAATACACTTTTAATTGACAGTGCCTATATCAATGGGAAATTTATCAAGTCAACACACACCTTTGATGTGGTAAATCCTGCAACAGGGAAAGTTATTGCTTCGTTGCCAGATCTAAAAGTAGCTGACTGTACTAAAGCCATAATTGATGCTGACAAGGCGTGGAAAAGCTGGAAAAACACAACTGTACTGGAACGATGCAACACCGTCCGAAAGTGGTACGATCTTATTCAGCAATATAAAGACGATCTAGCGGAAATTATGACCTTAGAAAGTGGCAAACCCCTTAGCGAATCGAGGGTAGAAGTTGACTACGGTAGTTCCTTCGTAGAATGGTTTTCAGAAGAAGGAAAAAGGGCCTATGGTGAGACGATACCTTCTCAAAAAAAAGGAACTAGAATGCTTACAATTAGGCAAGGGGTCGGAGTTGTTGCTGCAATTACACCCTGGAATTTCCCCTTAGCGATGATCACCCGAAAGGTTGCTCCAGCTTTGGCATCTGGTTGTACCATTGTGCTAAAACCGGCATCTCAAACACCATTTTCTGCTATAGCTTTGGCTAAACTGGCTGAAGATGCTGGGATTCCAAAAGGCGTTTTTAATGTGATTACTGGAAAAGATAGTGCTGGTATCGGCAAAGAACTCGCTACGAACAACCTCATACGAAAACTATCTTTCACAGGCTCAACCGAAGTCGGAAAAACACTCATAGAACAATCAGCCTCTAACATTAAAAAAGTGTCTATGGAGCTTGGTGGTAATGCTCCTTTTTTGGTTTTTAACGATGCGGATATTGATGCTGCAGTCGAAGGAGCTATTGCCGGAAAATTTAGAAACTCAGGGCAAACTTGCGTTTCCATCAATAGGTTTCTAATCCAAGAAGAAGTCTATGATGAGTTTTCGATGAAACTTAGCCATGCTGTCAGTAAATTGAAAGTTGGCAATGGACTTGACAAAGGCGTCCAGGTAGGTCCATTAATCAATACAAAAGGGCTAGAAAAAGTGCAGCATCATGTGCAAGACGCGTTAAATCATGGTGCCGAATTGGCTACAGGAGGAAAGGTCATCAAAGACCTATTTTTCCAACCAACTGTCCTGACCAACGTCCCGAAAGAAGCACTTATATTCCGCGAGGAGACTTTTGGTCCTATTTGCGCTCTTTTCAGTTTCAAAACAGAAGATGATGGAATAGCAATGGCCAACGCTACTGAATTTGGCCTAGCCTCCTATTTCTATAGTACAAATATAAATCGCTGTTTTCGTGTTGCTGAACAGCTAGAAGCTGGCATGGTAGGTATTAACACAGGTCTTATTTCAAATGCAGCTGCTCCTTTTGGTGGAGTAAAACAATCTGGTGTAGGTCGTGAAGGTTCTAAACACGGTTTGGATGAATATATGGAATTAAAATATATCTGCTTCGGCGGTGAATAA
- a CDS encoding thiol-disulfide oxidoreductase DCC family protein, whose translation MEQQGRYIIFFDGDCLICNRLVQLLLRIDRRKKFLFSSLQSEFARTTLTNIPKNTDSIIFLSPTGIYLKSEAVLKICKQLGFPYMTCYLLKILPLKWRDALYDYFAKNRYRWFGKNEFCTIPSKSERERFI comes from the coding sequence ATGGAACAACAAGGGAGATATATCATCTTTTTCGATGGTGATTGCTTGATCTGTAATCGCCTTGTTCAACTATTATTAAGAATAGATCGCAGAAAGAAATTCTTATTTAGTTCTTTGCAGTCTGAATTTGCCCGGACCACACTAACGAATATTCCCAAAAATACTGACTCCATCATTTTCCTATCTCCAACCGGTATCTATCTCAAAAGTGAAGCTGTTTTAAAGATTTGTAAGCAATTGGGCTTCCCCTACATGACATGTTATTTACTGAAGATTTTACCACTCAAATGGAGAGATGCGCTCTATGATTATTTTGCTAAAAATCGCTATCGATGGTTTGGAAAAAATGAGTTTTGTACAATACCGTCAAAATCTGAGCGAGAGAGATTCATTTGA